One genomic window of Pseudothermotoga sp. includes the following:
- a CDS encoding purine-nucleoside phosphorylase, whose translation MDYVERVKKAVEFLKERVKFSPQIGIVLGSGLGKIAEVIESPQTIRYADIPGFPIATAPGHKGELIFGKLSGKNALLMNGRFHYYEGHSMQDVTFPIRVMQLLGVKYLFLTNAAGGLNPLFEVGRPMIITDHINFMGDNPLRGRNVDEWGPRFPDMSEPYDRQLIALAKQVAQEEKIEVYEGVYVAVSGPNFETASELRMFRKLGADAVGMSTVPEVIVAKHAGMRVLGISAITDRAVPEDLKPLTAEEVLRVAEETGKKIARIILGVVQRL comes from the coding sequence ATGGATTACGTAGAAAGGGTTAAAAAGGCCGTTGAATTTTTGAAAGAGAGGGTGAAGTTCTCACCGCAGATAGGTATCGTTTTAGGATCTGGTCTAGGAAAGATCGCCGAAGTCATCGAATCACCTCAGACGATACGCTATGCAGATATTCCGGGTTTTCCGATCGCGACGGCTCCTGGACACAAAGGTGAACTCATCTTTGGAAAACTTTCTGGAAAGAACGCTCTACTCATGAATGGAAGGTTTCACTACTATGAAGGACACTCCATGCAGGACGTCACTTTCCCCATAAGGGTGATGCAACTACTGGGAGTAAAATATCTTTTTTTAACCAACGCGGCGGGTGGTCTGAATCCGCTGTTCGAAGTTGGCAGGCCTATGATCATAACGGATCACATAAACTTCATGGGTGATAACCCCCTCAGGGGAAGGAACGTCGATGAGTGGGGACCGAGGTTCCCAGACATGAGCGAACCTTACGATAGACAACTCATAGCTCTTGCAAAGCAAGTGGCTCAAGAAGAGAAGATAGAAGTTTACGAGGGGGTTTACGTGGCCGTGTCAGGTCCGAACTTCGAAACGGCGTCTGAGCTTCGTATGTTCAGAAAATTGGGTGCGGACGCCGTTGGAATGTCGACCGTGCCTGAGGTGATAGTGGCGAAGCATGCCGGAATGCGTGTACTTGGAATCTCCGCCATCACCGATCGTGCCGTGCCCGAAGATCTGAAACCGCTCACTGCTGAAGAAGTGCTCAGAGTCGCGGAGGAAACCGGTAAGAAGATTGCACGCATAATCCTCGGAGTGGTTCAAAGATTGTAA
- a CDS encoding cysteine desulfurase, translating to MKIFLDNCRTTRVVPEVLEEIKKYMLEKFARPDGLYESAQEIYDELVEARKFFAKTINASSEDEIVFTSGATESNNLALLGVARANRKKGNHIVISALEHGSVMSIAEALKREGFEISVVPVDGEGILRLDELEKSLRPTTILVSIIAVGHFVGSIMPLKEVGEILSRQDHKIYFHTDAAEMYAKMPIDVQKLKIDLLSVSGHKFHGPKGVGFLYVRKGTRIEPIMFGAEAFDKRRPGGENVPAIMGMRKAAELAFERLDETYKKLRELQNYFISRVENEIDHVVLNGPRGEKRTPYNVNFSFSFIEGEAISLALSMEGVEVATGSACASESLEPNYAILAIGGDHERAHGSIRFTFNRFTTREEVDYTIEKLKKVVHWLRTISPLKAER from the coding sequence ATGAAAATTTTTCTCGATAACTGCAGAACAACGAGAGTAGTTCCAGAAGTTCTCGAGGAAATAAAAAAATATATGCTCGAAAAGTTCGCAAGACCAGATGGTCTTTACGAATCGGCACAAGAAATCTACGATGAACTGGTAGAAGCTAGAAAATTCTTTGCCAAAACGATAAATGCATCCTCCGAAGACGAAATCGTGTTCACATCTGGAGCAACTGAGTCGAACAACCTGGCGTTACTCGGTGTTGCGAGAGCGAATAGAAAGAAAGGTAACCACATAGTGATTTCTGCACTCGAACATGGATCTGTCATGAGTATCGCGGAAGCTTTGAAAAGGGAAGGCTTCGAGATCAGTGTTGTACCAGTCGACGGAGAGGGTATCTTGAGGCTGGACGAACTTGAGAAGTCATTGAGGCCAACAACGATTCTGGTGAGCATCATTGCGGTTGGTCACTTCGTTGGCTCGATCATGCCGTTGAAGGAAGTTGGTGAAATTCTATCAAGACAAGATCACAAAATTTACTTTCACACGGATGCTGCAGAGATGTACGCCAAAATGCCAATAGATGTTCAGAAGTTGAAAATAGATCTTTTGAGTGTCAGTGGACACAAGTTCCATGGGCCAAAAGGTGTTGGCTTTCTGTATGTACGCAAAGGCACGAGGATCGAACCGATCATGTTCGGAGCAGAGGCTTTCGATAAGCGAAGACCAGGTGGAGAAAACGTGCCAGCCATCATGGGCATGAGGAAAGCGGCGGAGCTTGCCTTCGAGCGCCTCGATGAGACATACAAGAAATTGAGAGAACTTCAGAATTATTTCATAAGTAGAGTGGAAAACGAAATAGACCACGTGGTTTTAAATGGACCGAGGGGAGAGAAAAGAACCCCCTACAACGTGAATTTCAGTTTTTCATTCATCGAAGGTGAAGCGATAAGCCTAGCTTTGAGTATGGAGGGCGTGGAAGTAGCTACAGGTTCAGCTTGCGCTTCTGAATCGCTCGAACCAAACTACGCGATCTTGGCCATAGGTGGTGACCACGAACGTGCACACGGTTCCATCAGATTCACGTTCAACAGGTTCACAACGAGAGAAGAAGTAGATTACACGATCGAGAAGCTCAAAAAAGTTGTTCACTGGCTACGCACCATCAGTCCATTGAAAGCTGAGAGGTGA
- the pepV gene encoding dipeptidase PepV has translation MNEKIDRIVLSLKEEIFREASNLVKIRSVQTEAAPGKPFGEGVAQALEYTLRLGERLGFRVKNVDGYAGHIEYGDGERLFAVLGHLDVVPEGEGWSVDPYGGIIKDGYLWGRGASDNKGPTVAVIYALKAVKEAGVKIKNRVRIILGTDEESGWECVKYYFRKEEKPIYAVTPDAAFPIIYAEKGIITYRLRFKSSASTSLNLLKLEGGDAPNVVPQTAVAELSPVSNELVKKLEDFHPKNGAKMSWRVEDDRLLVRAQGKSAHGSTPERGINAIAALLDFLRDLPLDEGTKIFVGSIAGRIGYETDGTSLRIAGSDCITGPLTVNLGTIKMQNDSLEATINIRYPVYYSETMLTRQVKEALKPIQVEEEHHLPPLFVSPDSELIKILSEVYMEVTNQPVKLLTMGGGTYARAVPCGVAFGPLLPGREGTEHQPDERIALEDLVTVARIYAQLFYRMLALWGDER, from the coding sequence ATGAACGAGAAAATAGACAGGATAGTTCTATCTTTAAAAGAAGAAATATTCAGGGAAGCGTCCAATTTGGTAAAAATAAGATCCGTTCAAACTGAAGCAGCTCCAGGTAAACCCTTCGGAGAAGGTGTTGCGCAAGCTCTGGAGTACACGCTGAGGCTGGGTGAAAGACTCGGTTTTCGTGTCAAAAACGTCGATGGTTATGCTGGGCACATCGAGTACGGTGACGGTGAAAGATTGTTCGCGGTGCTTGGCCATTTGGACGTGGTACCAGAGGGTGAGGGATGGTCGGTCGATCCGTACGGTGGGATCATTAAAGATGGTTATCTGTGGGGACGTGGTGCTTCGGACAACAAGGGTCCCACTGTGGCTGTCATTTACGCGCTGAAAGCCGTCAAAGAAGCTGGAGTGAAGATCAAAAATAGAGTTAGGATCATCCTAGGTACGGATGAAGAGTCCGGCTGGGAATGTGTGAAATACTACTTCCGAAAGGAAGAAAAACCGATCTACGCTGTCACACCGGATGCGGCTTTTCCCATCATATACGCTGAGAAAGGCATCATAACTTATAGATTGAGATTCAAAAGCTCGGCTTCCACATCTCTGAACCTTTTGAAACTTGAAGGTGGCGATGCACCGAACGTCGTACCTCAAACGGCTGTTGCTGAACTTTCTCCAGTCAGCAATGAATTGGTGAAAAAATTGGAAGATTTTCATCCCAAGAACGGTGCTAAGATGAGTTGGCGTGTCGAGGATGATCGACTCCTCGTTCGTGCCCAAGGCAAATCGGCTCATGGTTCAACACCAGAACGTGGTATAAACGCTATAGCTGCTTTGTTGGACTTTCTGAGGGATCTGCCTTTGGATGAAGGAACAAAAATATTCGTTGGTTCGATCGCTGGCAGGATCGGTTACGAAACGGATGGAACTTCATTGAGGATCGCCGGTTCTGATTGTATCACTGGTCCATTGACGGTGAACCTCGGCACGATCAAGATGCAGAACGATTCGCTCGAAGCAACGATCAACATAAGATATCCCGTATACTACTCCGAAACGATGTTGACACGACAGGTGAAGGAAGCCTTGAAACCCATCCAAGTGGAGGAAGAGCACCACTTGCCACCGCTGTTCGTTTCGCCTGACAGCGAGTTGATCAAAATCTTGAGTGAAGTTTACATGGAGGTCACGAACCAACCGGTCAAGTTACTGACCATGGGAGGAGGGACCTACGCACGCGCAGTACCGTGTGGCGTTGCATTCGGTCCATTGTTGCCCGGGAGGGAGGGGACCGAGCATCAGCCCGATGAGAGGATCGCTCTGGAAGACTTGGTAACGGTGGCGAGGATTTATGCGCAACTCTTTTATAGGATGTTGGCACTTTGGGGGGATGAACGGTGA
- a CDS encoding SufD family Fe-S cluster assembly protein: protein MQVEVDRRAEFEALVRAYEKAGGDVSKFLDRRIASIIISGDKVVGLNSVPGVELVPETIENGVHAKMIIKKGTKLSFPVHVCTGYLKREGYQRVIFDIVVEDDAEAHFVAHCVFPWTKQFTHDALMNVTIGKNAKMSYSDEHYHADTGTVNLITVSRVLVESNGLYVNRFTLTKTRVGKMRLDFSVELKERAVADVSAKVKASGEDVVDVHEKIDLVGAESRGIVSTTIVALDKAKARVVNEAYGRGDNAKAHIKCEEITKGTNVEVSTVPILKVFNEKSELTHEASIGRVNAKQLETLMSKGLNEEEAVELIIKGLLD, encoded by the coding sequence ATGCAAGTCGAAGTCGATAGAAGAGCAGAATTCGAAGCTCTCGTTAGAGCTTACGAGAAAGCCGGTGGTGATGTTTCAAAATTCCTCGATAGAAGGATTGCCTCGATCATCATCAGCGGTGATAAGGTGGTTGGGCTCAACAGTGTGCCAGGAGTTGAACTAGTTCCAGAAACCATAGAAAACGGTGTTCATGCGAAAATGATCATCAAGAAAGGTACAAAACTGTCTTTCCCTGTCCACGTTTGTACAGGTTATTTAAAGCGCGAAGGTTATCAAAGGGTAATCTTCGATATAGTAGTTGAAGACGATGCGGAAGCTCATTTCGTGGCGCACTGCGTTTTTCCTTGGACGAAGCAGTTCACACACGATGCGCTCATGAATGTGACGATCGGGAAAAACGCCAAGATGTCCTATTCCGATGAACATTACCACGCTGACACCGGCACGGTCAATTTGATCACAGTCTCGAGGGTATTGGTTGAATCGAACGGACTTTACGTCAATCGATTCACACTCACCAAAACAAGGGTGGGTAAGATGAGGCTCGATTTCTCGGTAGAATTGAAGGAGCGTGCCGTCGCGGATGTTTCAGCGAAAGTGAAGGCAAGTGGCGAAGATGTTGTGGATGTTCATGAAAAGATAGATCTAGTTGGTGCAGAATCACGAGGCATCGTGAGCACAACGATCGTGGCACTGGACAAGGCGAAGGCACGCGTGGTGAACGAAGCCTATGGTAGGGGAGACAACGCGAAGGCCCACATAAAATGTGAAGAGATAACCAAGGGAACAAACGTAGAGGTGAGCACGGTTCCAATTTTGAAAGTGTTCAACGAAAAATCTGAGTTGACGCATGAAGCTTCGATAGGCAGAGTGAATGCGAAACAACTTGAAACTCTCATGAGCAAAGGGTTGAACGAGGAAGAAGCTGTGGAGCTCATCATAAAAGGGCTTTTAGATTGA
- a CDS encoding iron-sulfur cluster assembly scaffold protein, translating to MYSEKFKQLFLYPKYCKDIEYTHTAEGFYPEHGDRVRIFLKIENYIVKDAAFKAVGCPRVIAASEAVCRLINGKHVDDIKSLNEEHVRDEMDFHDKTFTCINTPIETVKKAIAKLE from the coding sequence GTGTATTCGGAAAAATTCAAGCAACTGTTCTTGTATCCGAAATACTGTAAGGATATAGAGTACACCCACACGGCAGAAGGATTCTATCCTGAACACGGAGACAGGGTTAGAATATTTCTCAAGATAGAAAATTACATCGTCAAAGATGCGGCTTTCAAAGCCGTTGGTTGTCCGAGGGTCATAGCTGCCTCCGAAGCTGTTTGTAGATTGATCAATGGAAAGCATGTGGATGACATAAAATCTCTCAACGAAGAACACGTAAGGGACGAGATGGATTTTCACGATAAAACTTTCACCTGCATAAATACTCCCATAGAGACTGTGAAAAAGGCGATAGCAAAGCTAGAATGA
- a CDS encoding iron-sulfur cluster assembly scaffold protein yields the protein MLKYTELVLDHFKNPRNLGKIENADAEATEGSVACGDMMTVYLKIEDNRIVDIKFESYGCAANIATASMMTEVVKGLTLEEAKKITWRDIVERLGGLPPVKYHCSNLAIDTLRKAIEAYENSPVRRR from the coding sequence ATGTTGAAATACACAGAGTTGGTTCTAGATCATTTCAAAAATCCCAGAAATCTGGGTAAGATAGAAAATGCAGATGCCGAAGCCACCGAAGGTAGTGTCGCTTGTGGAGACATGATGACGGTCTATCTGAAAATCGAGGACAACAGAATAGTTGACATAAAGTTTGAATCCTACGGGTGTGCTGCGAACATCGCAACGGCTTCCATGATGACCGAAGTTGTCAAAGGTTTAACGCTCGAGGAAGCCAAGAAGATCACTTGGAGAGACATTGTGGAAAGACTCGGTGGTTTGCCACCAGTGAAGTACCATTGTAGTAACCTCGCGATCGATACTCTGAGAAAGGCTATAGAGGCTTACGAGAATTCACCTGTCAGGAGGCGATAA
- a CDS encoding cysteine desulfurase, with amino-acid sequence MRVYLDHAATTRVFDEVAREVFKLFTDFYGNASSTHAHGYEAKKIYEEARGKIAKHLNVDPSEIYFTSGGTESDNIAICGFLKANHPDGGHLITTQIEHPAVLEVMRQLEKRGYSVTYLKPTPEGYVTPDDFRKAIKKNTVLASIMWVNNETGAIQPIEEISKIAREHGITLHSDAVQAIGKLKIDAKLVDMLSASGHKFYAPKGCGFLYVSKSVKIEPIMYGGGHEKGLRSGTENVPGAHGMAVALDLIDKNYTEWSKKLERFKRKIVEVIENIPDHHINGSNTIFSHINVSFKGISGETLATALDLYGISVSMASACSSHHSIKRSHVLEAMSLEEWMMDGAIRISMGYDNSEEEIDFFVKVLLEEVYRLRKMA; translated from the coding sequence GTGAGGGTGTATCTCGATCACGCAGCCACAACACGTGTCTTCGATGAAGTCGCACGAGAGGTTTTCAAGCTTTTCACAGATTTTTACGGGAATGCTTCGAGCACACACGCTCACGGCTATGAAGCAAAAAAAATTTATGAAGAAGCAAGGGGGAAAATAGCGAAACATTTGAACGTTGATCCGTCTGAGATCTACTTCACATCGGGTGGTACAGAATCAGACAACATCGCAATATGTGGCTTTCTGAAAGCGAATCATCCAGACGGTGGCCATCTCATAACAACACAGATAGAACACCCCGCTGTTCTGGAAGTCATGAGACAGCTAGAAAAGCGGGGTTACAGTGTCACGTACCTGAAACCAACACCGGAAGGTTACGTCACACCAGATGATTTTCGAAAAGCTATAAAGAAAAACACCGTCTTGGCATCGATCATGTGGGTGAACAACGAGACGGGTGCGATCCAGCCGATAGAAGAAATCTCAAAGATAGCCAGAGAGCACGGAATAACTCTGCACAGTGACGCGGTTCAAGCAATTGGAAAATTGAAGATCGATGCAAAACTCGTTGACATGTTGTCTGCGTCTGGTCACAAGTTCTATGCCCCAAAGGGGTGCGGTTTTCTTTATGTATCGAAATCTGTGAAGATCGAGCCTATCATGTACGGCGGTGGCCATGAGAAAGGTTTGAGGAGTGGGACTGAGAACGTCCCTGGTGCACACGGAATGGCCGTTGCACTCGATCTGATCGATAAAAATTATACAGAATGGTCCAAGAAGTTGGAACGCTTCAAAAGAAAGATCGTGGAAGTCATCGAGAACATTCCAGACCACCACATCAACGGTTCGAACACCATCTTTTCGCACATCAACGTCTCGTTCAAAGGCATTTCTGGGGAAACGCTCGCAACGGCGCTCGATCTGTACGGTATATCCGTTTCCATGGCTTCCGCTTGCTCTTCTCATCACAGTATCAAGCGTTCTCACGTCCTAGAAGCGATGTCACTTGAGGAATGGATGATGGATGGAGCCATCAGGATAAGCATGGGTTACGATAACAGCGAAGAAGAGATAGATTTCTTCGTCAAAGTTCTTCTCGAAGAAGTGTATAGACTCAGGAAGATGGCGTAG
- a CDS encoding ZIP family metal transporter, with the protein MSSFWRGLIYSSVAGITTALGTIPFLLFNRIVSQKTIDVFLGFAAGVMLAASVFSLALPSIELGGPLRFAIGFLIGGVLVDVMDKLLPHEHFTKGHEGIDVKRLKAIWLFIIAITIHNFPEGMAVGVGAFTPHALTIAIAIGLQNIPEGAAVAASLMSAKYRKSSIFFITLFTGLVEVVGGFLGVLLVSFAENLLPYLLALAAGAMVFVISDEVIPETHLKGAERITTYWLLIGFVLMTMFDVLLG; encoded by the coding sequence ATGAGCAGCTTTTGGCGTGGACTGATTTACAGTAGTGTTGCAGGTATCACCACTGCATTAGGAACGATACCATTTTTGTTGTTCAACAGGATCGTGAGTCAGAAAACTATAGACGTTTTTCTTGGATTCGCTGCAGGCGTTATGCTCGCAGCTAGTGTTTTCAGTCTCGCCTTACCATCGATAGAACTTGGAGGCCCATTAAGGTTCGCCATCGGTTTTCTGATAGGTGGAGTTTTGGTCGATGTTATGGACAAATTGCTTCCGCACGAGCATTTCACGAAAGGACACGAAGGCATAGATGTGAAGCGTTTGAAGGCAATTTGGTTGTTCATCATAGCCATCACCATTCACAACTTTCCGGAGGGTATGGCAGTTGGTGTGGGAGCATTCACTCCGCACGCTCTGACCATAGCCATCGCGATAGGTCTTCAGAACATCCCAGAGGGCGCCGCAGTGGCTGCATCTTTGATGAGTGCCAAATACAGAAAATCTTCCATCTTCTTCATCACTCTGTTCACAGGTCTGGTTGAAGTTGTTGGAGGGTTCCTCGGGGTGTTGCTCGTGAGCTTTGCAGAAAATTTACTTCCGTACCTCCTAGCACTGGCCGCAGGGGCAATGGTTTTCGTGATAAGCGATGAAGTCATACCTGAAACACATTTGAAAGGAGCAGAGAGGATCACCACCTACTGGCTTCTAATCGGTTTTGTTCTCATGACCATGTTCGATGTGCTTTTGGGCTGA